A region of Streptomyces sp. NBC_01750 DNA encodes the following proteins:
- a CDS encoding TetR/AcrR family transcriptional regulator, which produces MPETTVGRRERKKAATRQALADAALNLFLERGYDQVSIRDIAEAADVSTTTLFKHFPGKEALVFDEDSDQQAALVAAVRDRAPGQSIPQALREHIKRVRIRLDDSDARLTGFIELVKNTAVLAEYAHRMWMRHQDALARAIAADIGAPADDPHCRALARFALEARNLGHAGDAPLRAVDAAFDLLEHGWNPARPAPVDPLSRQDTAKPG; this is translated from the coding sequence ATGCCTGAGACGACCGTGGGACGCCGTGAGCGCAAGAAGGCCGCCACCCGCCAAGCCCTGGCCGACGCCGCCCTGAACCTCTTCCTGGAGCGCGGCTACGACCAGGTCTCCATCCGGGACATCGCGGAAGCCGCCGACGTCTCCACCACCACCCTCTTCAAGCACTTCCCCGGCAAGGAAGCCCTGGTCTTCGACGAGGACTCCGACCAGCAGGCCGCCCTCGTCGCCGCCGTACGCGACCGGGCGCCCGGCCAGTCGATCCCCCAGGCCCTGCGCGAGCACATCAAGCGGGTGAGGATCAGGCTCGACGATTCGGACGCCCGCCTCACCGGCTTCATCGAACTCGTCAAGAACACCGCCGTCCTGGCCGAGTACGCCCACCGCATGTGGATGCGCCACCAAGACGCCCTCGCCCGGGCCATCGCCGCCGACATCGGTGCCCCCGCCGACGACCCCCACTGCAGGGCCCTGGCCCGCTTTGCCCTCGAAGCCCGCAATCTGGGCCACGCCGGCGACGCCCCCCTACGCGCCGTCGACGCCGCCTTCGACCTCCTCGAGCACGGCTGGAATCCCGCCCGCCCCGCGCCCGTTGATCCGCTCAGCCGCCAGGACACCGCAAAACCAGGCTGA
- the sbnA gene encoding 2,3-diaminopropionate biosynthesis protein SbnA, whose translation MPVISDPYAFNEEELYVDLQSIFGRSLFLKCEGFNFAGSIKLKAATEMVETAERDGTLTPESILVESSSGNLGVALSMIAASKGYRFLCVTDSRCNLSTRLMMEALGSQVHIVAAHEANGGFLGARIDYVRALCASDSRYVWLSQYTNPSNWKAHYRRTAPEIARQFPALDVLFVGAGTTGTLMGCARYFRERQRPVHVVAVDSVGSVAFGGEPGRRMIPGLGMSIRPPLLDESYVDEAVRVEEAETIRTCRRLARRGFLFGGSTGTVVSGAMGWLAQHDTRGLTAVAIAPDLGERYLDTIYQANWVQDLYGEDLLDPHGPAAAGSATARPAPPVRSPHPRPRPRRQDHDTQAPASSGDRPLGGAW comes from the coding sequence GTGCCCGTCATTTCCGATCCCTACGCCTTCAACGAGGAAGAGCTCTATGTCGACCTCCAGTCGATCTTCGGGCGCTCACTGTTCCTCAAATGTGAGGGCTTCAACTTCGCCGGCTCCATCAAGCTGAAGGCCGCGACCGAGATGGTGGAGACCGCCGAGCGGGATGGAACGCTGACGCCGGAATCGATCCTGGTCGAGTCCTCGTCCGGAAACCTCGGCGTGGCGCTGAGCATGATCGCCGCGAGCAAGGGTTACCGGTTTCTGTGCGTGACGGACTCACGCTGCAATCTGTCGACCAGGCTGATGATGGAGGCGCTGGGCAGCCAGGTGCACATCGTCGCCGCACACGAGGCGAACGGCGGCTTCCTCGGCGCCCGGATCGACTACGTCCGCGCGCTGTGCGCTTCCGACAGCCGGTACGTGTGGCTCAGCCAGTACACCAATCCGAGCAACTGGAAGGCGCACTACCGCAGGACAGCGCCGGAGATCGCCCGCCAGTTCCCCGCACTGGATGTGCTGTTCGTCGGAGCCGGCACCACCGGGACCCTGATGGGCTGCGCGCGCTACTTCCGGGAGCGGCAGCGGCCGGTGCATGTCGTCGCCGTGGACAGCGTCGGTTCGGTGGCCTTCGGCGGCGAGCCCGGCCGCCGGATGATCCCAGGCCTGGGCATGAGCATCCGTCCCCCGCTGCTCGACGAGTCCTATGTGGACGAGGCCGTGCGCGTCGAGGAGGCCGAAACCATCCGCACCTGCCGTCGCCTTGCCAGACGCGGATTCCTGTTCGGCGGCTCCACCGGCACGGTCGTCAGCGGCGCGATGGGCTGGCTCGCCCAGCACGACACGCGAGGGCTCACTGCCGTGGCGATCGCCCCTGACCTCGGCGAGCGCTACCTCGACACCATCTACCAGGCCAACTGGGTGCAGGACCTCTACGGCGAGGACCTGCTCGACCCCCACGGGCCGGCCGCCGCCGGCTCCGCGACGGCCCGCCCCGCACCACCGGTGCGGTCACCGCACCCTCGGCCGCGCCCTCGGCGCCAGGACCACGACACCCAGGCGCCGGCCTCGTCCGGCGACCGACCTCTTGGCGGGGCCTGGTGA
- the sbnB gene encoding 2,3-diaminopropionate biosynthesis protein SbnB — protein MTTVRSTAAEPAATGHAPAPVPPFAVIPGAQVQRVLEGREKEIVELVEGTYRLHSAGDSVNPPSCFLRFPDRPSSRIIALPASVGGDVRVDGLKWISSFPENVPAGVPRASAVLILNDHDTGYPFACLESSIISATRTAASAAAAADCLSRSRPRPLRVGFFGAGLIARYIHTFLAGTGWTFDEIGVHDLSADSSAGFRTYLEQSGTAGRITVHDSPEQLIRLSDLVVFATVAGRPHISDLSWFAHNPLVLHISLRDLSPQILLASTNIVDDITHCQRAGTSTHLTEQLTGNRDFLHGTLDDVMAGRVTVPADRPAVFSPFGLGVLDLAVGKWVYDEVTRSGELQIIDNFFQELRRHG, from the coding sequence ATGACCACCGTCCGCTCCACCGCGGCGGAGCCCGCGGCCACCGGACACGCCCCCGCCCCTGTGCCACCGTTCGCGGTGATCCCCGGTGCGCAGGTCCAGCGTGTGCTGGAGGGGCGTGAGAAGGAGATCGTGGAGTTGGTCGAGGGCACCTACCGGCTGCACAGCGCCGGTGATTCGGTGAACCCGCCGTCCTGCTTCCTGCGGTTCCCCGACCGCCCCTCCTCCCGGATCATCGCGCTGCCCGCCTCGGTCGGCGGGGATGTGCGGGTGGACGGCCTCAAGTGGATCTCCAGCTTCCCGGAGAATGTGCCGGCCGGTGTCCCGCGGGCCTCGGCCGTGCTGATCCTCAACGACCATGACACCGGCTACCCGTTCGCCTGCCTGGAAAGCTCGATCATCAGCGCCACCAGGACAGCGGCGTCGGCCGCCGCGGCCGCCGACTGCCTCAGCCGGAGCCGGCCGCGGCCGTTGCGCGTCGGGTTCTTCGGGGCGGGCCTGATCGCCCGCTACATCCACACCTTCCTGGCCGGCACCGGCTGGACCTTCGACGAGATCGGCGTGCACGACCTGTCCGCCGACAGCTCGGCCGGCTTCCGTACCTACCTGGAGCAGTCGGGCACCGCCGGCCGGATCACCGTCCACGACAGCCCCGAGCAGCTGATCCGCCTCAGCGACCTGGTGGTCTTCGCCACCGTCGCCGGCCGGCCGCACATCAGCGACCTGTCGTGGTTCGCACACAACCCACTGGTACTGCACATCTCGCTGCGCGACCTCTCCCCGCAGATCCTGCTGGCATCGACCAACATCGTCGACGACATCACGCACTGCCAGAGGGCCGGCACCTCGACCCATCTGACCGAGCAGCTCACCGGCAACCGGGACTTCCTGCACGGCACGCTGGACGACGTGATGGCCGGCCGGGTCACAGTGCCGGCAGACCGCCCCGCCGTGTTCTCACCCTTCGGCCTCGGCGTCCTCGACCTCGCCGTCGGCAAATGGGTCTACGACGAAGTGACCCGCTCCGGAGAACTGCAGATCATCGACAACTTCTTCCAAGAACTGCGTCGACACGGATGA
- a CDS encoding TauD/TfdA family dioxygenase gives MLSALPNSSLGVELQPGRPPMLRVEAAVDAASWAAEQREALRAVVAEHGSVLVRGLGLRDVAGVGAVLRGLAAVPVVEREAFAPRESFAEGVYSSSKWPPNQPMCMHHELSYRLEFPGLMLFACLTAPAEGGATGVADSPAVLDALPTELTERFEREGWLLTRSYNDEIGASLAEAFGTDDRGAVESYCRAQAIEFAWQPDGGLRTRQRRSAVVRHPVTGRRCWFNQIAFLNEWTLAPEVREYLVEEYGPEGLPFNTRFGGGDPIGEEVVELLNKLYQDNTAREPWQAGDLMLVDNVRTAHSREPFGGPREVLVAMADPVRLADCSPTVEVRVP, from the coding sequence ATGCTGTCCGCACTCCCCAACTCATCTCTCGGCGTGGAGTTGCAACCCGGTAGGCCTCCGATGCTGCGGGTTGAGGCCGCCGTCGACGCGGCGAGCTGGGCGGCCGAGCAGCGGGAGGCGCTGCGTGCTGTGGTTGCCGAGCATGGTTCGGTGCTGGTTCGTGGGCTGGGTCTGCGTGACGTGGCCGGGGTGGGTGCTGTCCTGCGGGGGCTGGCGGCCGTTCCGGTGGTCGAGAGGGAGGCCTTTGCTCCTCGGGAGTCGTTCGCCGAGGGTGTGTATTCCTCGTCGAAGTGGCCGCCGAATCAGCCGATGTGTATGCACCATGAGCTGAGTTACCGGCTGGAGTTTCCGGGCCTGATGCTGTTTGCCTGCCTCACTGCGCCCGCCGAGGGCGGGGCGACGGGGGTGGCGGACTCGCCGGCCGTGCTGGATGCGCTGCCCACCGAGCTGACCGAGCGGTTCGAGCGGGAGGGCTGGCTGCTCACCCGTAGCTACAACGACGAGATCGGGGCGTCGTTGGCGGAGGCGTTCGGTACCGATGACCGGGGTGCGGTCGAGAGCTACTGCCGTGCGCAGGCGATCGAGTTCGCGTGGCAGCCCGACGGTGGACTGCGTACCCGGCAGCGCCGCAGCGCGGTGGTGCGGCATCCGGTCACCGGCCGGCGCTGCTGGTTCAACCAGATCGCGTTCCTCAACGAGTGGACGCTCGCCCCGGAGGTGCGGGAGTACCTGGTCGAGGAGTACGGCCCCGAGGGACTGCCGTTCAATACCCGCTTCGGCGGCGGCGACCCGATCGGTGAGGAGGTCGTGGAACTGCTCAACAAGCTCTACCAGGACAACACCGCGCGCGAGCCGTGGCAGGCCGGGGACCTGATGCTCGTCGACAATGTGCGCACCGCGCACAGCAGGGAACCCTTCGGCGGGCCGCGGGAAGTGCTCGTCGCGATGGCCGATCCGGTCCGTCTGGCCGACTGCTCACCGACCGTCGAGGTGAGGGTCCCATGA